The Leishmania mexicana MHOM/GT/2001/U1103 complete genome, chromosome 27 sequence cacacacacgcacgcgcgaaaGGCTGTGATGAAGTGGGCGCACACTTGTGCACATGAAACCGCTGCCCAGAGCGTGAAAGtcggaaaacaaaaaaaaggaaaaaagcgGAGAACAAGAGAGGCAAGAAAaaaatgtgtgtgtgtgggggggggaatggTTGCAGGACTGCAACGTGCTGCCGTCTTTTCATCAcactcccttctcctccatcAGCTCCTTGGTGGATCTGCCCCGCACCTCCTCACATCTCTTAGGGGCCTGTGTGCCTCGCATCTCGTTCTCTTTGCGTGTGCATGGGAGGACTGCCTGGATGCCTGTCCACCACTCTTtcttcaccccctccctctctccccctccacgacatccctcttctcctcacATAGACTCACTGCTCGCCCACGTGCCATCGCCGTTTGACTCCACCGCAacgttgttttctttttttcctcacAGACCCCTATCAGCCAGGACATGCCAACACGCACTTGGTCGCAGTCGGcacgcatctctctctcgtgaGGACCTTCTGTGCTGTTCCCTGTCGTCTCGCGCTCCTACGCACGCAAGCTGAGGCGATACCATGCTTCACGTTGTCCTCTTCAAGACCGACGCAAAGAAGTTTGCGAAGGAGTTCCCTGGAAGCTCGCTCGAGGAAGCCATCGAATCACTGCACCAGGCCAAAATCCCCGGCCTTGTCGATTTTAGCATACGTCCCAAGAATAGCAACCCCTGGCCAGGCTACCAGGATCACTCGCAAggctacacacacgcattgATATCGAGTCAtgcgagcgcgagcgcgctgcgcacctACGCTGAGCATCCAGCGCacaaggcgctgcaggtgcgcctcCTCAAGTGTGTcacggcgccgcctctccgtATGGAGCTCGATATTCACCCCAACCTGTGAAAGCAGTGGtgaagcgaaaaaaaagaaaatgatACAGGACATTCTATTCATTTGGATGTCATACCTCGTACTACGCGTCGCCACGTGTCAGCAAGTCTCGATATCCGAGAGCAGATGCGCCATGATACGCGTCCctttgtgcttttttttgtgtgtgtgcgcaggtgCATAAAACAGCGTCTACACTGAGGACCAATTTGCTTAGTAGTCATTACGTGACGGGCGGCGAACATTCAGCACCAAAAGGCAGTTGCTGTAGCATGCAGTgcggttttttttttggaaaCGGAAAAGAACGAAGATGTGCCGCATCTCAGAGCACCCATGACTCCTCGCGTGCAGCCGACGAAGATGTGCATCTGCATCGGTGTGCTTGCCTGTCTCTCAAAGACGTGTGCCGCCCTACCGTCGTGGCACATGGCGTACAAGCTATTTCCACTTCGTGTGCATGTGGTCATAACCgtccgcccccccccccccacacacacagccgctgccggtACAGTAGTCCACATGGGCCTTGCTTGTGGCCCGCTTTGTGTCCGTGCCATCTCGCTTGGctccttccccaccccctcctcgtgcGTCGTGCTGTCAGCTCGACAGTTCCACCTCAACCTCCTCACATCGTCTGTGTTTCGCTGTCTTGCGCCCTTCGTTGACGGGCTGCCTAATCACAGACAGCATCGCAGCAGTAACCACGACAGAGACTTaacagacacacgcgcacgtgacTCATACAATATAAGAGCCACTTATTCAcaaaggcagagagaggggaaggggcagCACCTTCACTCGTGGGACTGTGTCGTCTGTCGCGGAGTGCATTAGGCCAACGCCATGGAGCTCAGCCCGTCCAATGCGAAGGAAGAGGCTCACCATACATCGCTGAACCCGCAGGTGAACTCCGTCTGCCACTGCGCGCATCTGAGGCTGAAAGGCCCACTGCAAGTCGAGAAGCTGCGTGAACTGCTCAAGAGGGTACGCACGACCGTGCCGGGCCTCATCGAGCTTCACTTTGGCGAAAACATGAATGTCTCCGGGAGCAACGCCTACTCCGCACAGGGCAACACGCACGCCCTCTTCAGTCGCCACCAGAATGGGCAGTACCTCAAAATGTACAAGACCCACCCGGCTCATATGGATCTCATGACCTACCTAATGAGCATGGCGGAGCGCCCTGCGACAGTGGTTGACTTCGTCAACCTCACTTCAAGCCTTTGACAACCAGTCAACGCACCAAACCTCAAAAGGGTCGACATCTgtcacacatgcgcgcaaACATggggaggcagaggtgcGCTGTCTTGCACGCCGGTCGACCGgtgcgcgaaaaaaaagagagagtaTGAAGACCAACGATATGCGCTCAGCAAGTGACGTACGCACACCCTGAGACCCActcgcctccgctgctccTCATACACATCTTCAAGAGCGAAAAGGATCGCATGTGGAGCTGCGCTCCCCGCAAATCAAGCTAACCAACCGCCAGGACATATGTATGTGCATTAGCGGAGGAGGCTGGTCCGGGCAGGAGCAGAGATGGTAGATGTAGGGGAAGAGAGTTTGGGTATGGTGATATCTCCTCTTTTATAGGACGGCATATTGGCAGAGCTCGATTCACGAGCGTGGTGAGGCGATACATGACCATTGTAGGCGTAGTCGAGGGGGGACGCTGATTGTGACCTAGCACGAAGAAGATAGCCCTCTGTAGATACAGCAAAGTGATGcttgagagagagaaagcaaggGTGAGAGCGATGCCGTTACTCCGTGCGCATGTAGTACTGCTCACGACATgcccgttttttttttcttataacggcgccgcctgcttGCTTTATGTGTGCCGCGTGTTCatctctttttcttccttttcttgttGCAACCGAAGCGGGCCTCTCACCACCTTTCTCTTTCTCAAGCCTTTCCCTTGCTCGTATCACGTGCGCTCGCTCCTTCATCACAAGCTACGTGCCactgctcgctgccgctcctcctgcacgcTTCCCTTATTATCTTTCACGGGCACCATCGACGAAGAGGCGCTGATGGGCATCCCTTCTCCATCttcctccttctctcccgcGCGTGTTTGTTCCTCGTCTGACATCACCAGCAACACCAACACGCTACGACGCGCGAAAAAGGAAGAAAGCCTGATGCAGGCGCTGTCAACACAACCACCAAAACGGACAGATTCGCTTTGCGGAACCCTGCATTGtcgctctcgcgcgcgccCGCAGGCTTTTCCGCCCATGTCCGCGCGCCTGAACATCAGTCATCGGCTGCGGATACCCCCACTCTTCTCTCACGGTCCAAAGAGGCGCCCTCGATGActgttttctttcttcttcctATTTGTTTCCTTCCCACCTCGTTAATTATTTGTTTTCGTTGTGACGGGAGTCGACTGCGTGGCAGGCAGAGGTTTGAAGCCTTGTTCATGCCTTGCTTCTCGGCATGTGCGCGCGAATGCGCAGGTACTCCTATATCTATACATCTATGCAaatacacacatatatatatatctgtaTGTATCTGTGTCTGCAGATGATTGCGGCAGACATGGCCGGTCCTGTTCGTGAAAAAGGTTATTGTGATTTtcaaacgaaaaaaagggaagtCTCTCCCGCGGTGTCGTTCTTGCGCGATTCGCGCACGTCATTCATGACAACGATCCACGGGTTGTTGGcggctgtctctctctctccgccgccttcttttATGACCTTTGTGTGTCATGTCTGCTAGCGTCGACCCGCGTCGCGGGCGGTGTCACCTCTCCtctgtctttctttttcgcttTTCATCCTACCCGTCTCCTCTCTCACCGTCCCCGTTCCATCTCGACCATCCCCTATGCGCCGCCAAGAATTTCGCATACCCCTTCTAGAAATCACACTCTCTTGTTATTTTTccttatttttttttttgcgtccTCACGATAGCCTTGCTTCTGCGTCATTGTGCCAACTCGTCTCTCTTACCATCTCCCTGCTCCGTACTTCACACGTCCGCCTATCTGCCACACATTCTCTGTCAAGTGTGGCTGAGCGGCTCAGCACTTACCCCATTGCGTTCTCgcgtcctctctcttcctttgccCACATCCAGACTATTTCCGTccacgcacctcctccggctcttttttttcttttcaaCCGTCTCGTCCCCCTTCCACGCAAAGATGACCGCTGAGTACGACTACCTCTtcaagctgctgctgatcggcgacagcggtgtCGGTAAGTCCTGCCTGCTACTCCGCTTCGCCGATGACAGCTACACCGATAGCTACATCTCCACCATCGGTGTCGACTTCAAGATTCGCACGCTGAACCTGGAAAGCAAGGTAATCAAGCTGCAGATTTGGGATACCGCCGGCCAGGAGCGCTTCCGCACCATCACGAGTAGCTACTACCGTGGTGCCCACGGCATCATTATAGTGTATGACACGACCGACATGGAGAGCTTCAACAACGTCAAGACGTGGCTGAGCGAAATCGAAAAGTATGCAAGCGAGAACGTCAACAAGATCCTCGTCGGCAACAAATGCGATTTGGTCACAAAGAAGGTCGTGGACACGCAGATGGCGAAGGACTTTGCCGACTCTCTTGGCATCCCGTTCCTTGAAACGAGCGCCAAGAACTCCACAAACGTCGAGGAGGCCTTCATCCAAATGGCATCTGGAATCAAGGCGCGCCTGGCCGTGAGTGGTGAGGCCAAATCTGTGACCCGCCCCAACCTGCAGAACCCCCCCACAGCAAAGAAGGACGACAGCTGCTGCTAAGCGTTTCGAGAAACGGGTGTGATACACAAAGGGAAGGACTGCCGCAGAGTGGAGGGAAGGGTTAGGAGTACTCCTGCCTTCTCTCGACCCGAGGGACGGTAACGCTTCTGTGATCTCCGGACAGGAGCACGGCGTCGAGAATAGGTGTGTGACGTTACTTCGCCAATGGTACACTGCATGTGATCGAAAAGGCACGCATGAACGCGTCACTGATCTTCAGCTGTGCCGTGATGTGTCGGTGGCTGTTGTCCCCAGCTGGGTGAGAGGCGCacttgtgtatgtgtgtgtgtgtgtcccccACCCTTCCCCTCCGCCCCACCTCACCACAAGTGCGTGCAGGCTGCTTTTAGGTACCTATGCGTCGATCGGTGTGATCTCCTGCTTGCGCGACTGTCAATCTACACCCCCCCCGCCGATACGCCCAAACGCGAAGAGgcggacacgcacgcacacaatgCTGTGGAGACTCGAGACAAGCGTTGTGAAGAGAGACAAGGAAACCATTAACGTGTTTTTCGTTGAACAGTCTTATATCCACTTGTGGCACTGATGGTTTTCTCCTCTCTTATGCAACTCTCGTGACGCGCTGTGTACGCTAGCGACTCACGAAAACCCACGCAAGGGACTTCCCTGTAGATGCCAACTGTCCTGTGTCACCTGGAAAACACCACAAAAGaagaggaaaggagaagaagcaTGAAGGAGCAGTTTCACGACGGGAAGCGGTGGGCCTGTGGAATGGATGTCCGGTGGAAACAAGTGTGCTAGCATCTACATCTGTGaccgtctgtgtgtctgtgtgtttgtgtgtatgcgtgtgtgtgccgatgTCCGACAGAGTCTCGCAAGGGTTGGATCTCTTCTACCCCCGTccccgcccgctgctgcgtcctcctctcttcgatgatctttttttttgtacgCCGTCCTATTCTTCTTTTCATGCTGCGCCTTGGGAAGATGtgcttttttgttgttgcttaCTTCACTGTGATTCCACGTCCTtggcgctctcctctcctctcctctcctcccctctactctctctctctgtgggtACGCTTGCTTTGGGGCTCTGGCGTTTGAGGAGTAGTGAAGAGAGTGACATATCTCTGAATGGCCTGTGCGTCAGGTTGTCCATTTAGTTGCATCGCGTGCgcacgggagagagagaacgccACTTCCACTCTCTGCCACATacaaagagagaggaaaaaaaggaggtgTGTGGAAGTATTCAGCAGGATTGTCGGCAGGTGTGTCCCTGGAAGGGAACCGGCTCgggcggcggggaggggtgtTGGGGTAAGAAGGGTGGAGAGGGTCACAGCGATGGTGCTATAAACAACGGAAggtgtctctccctctctctcttcttgtcactctgcgtgtgcatgcgaaATGGCGAGATTCAGCCATGCTCCTGTGTCAGACGCTCACCCTTCCTGAGTCCACCACCTCGCGAGCTTTACAGCCCTTCCCGGCACATGCACGTCTTCCTCATCGTTGTTCGTCCGCGGATGAAGTTGTGTGTTCCACttgaaaaaaagggggaaagagGGATTCGCCGTTGCCTTCTTTGTCCTCACACTGTCTTCGCCTTTTTCTCTTGTTTTGCGGAGCTTGTTTCTGTTTGCGTCTTCCGTGTCTCGTGActgatgcgtgtgcgtgcgcgtgtgcgtgcgcgtgtgcgtgcgcgtttttattattattattattatttcgGCTCCTCTTTcgagaaggaaagaaaagCACAAAACAATCGCACGTGACAAGCCCTGCACGAAACTCTCTGCCTGCCTCTggacgctctctctctctgtctgtgtgtgtgtgtgtatctgtCTTCAGTGCTTGTTCTTTTACTTGGCGGGTCGAGTCTCTGTTCCGCTCCTCCCCGACCCCTGTGCGCTTGGGCGTCCCTTTTTCTGTGCTTTTCGGTTTTCTTGTTGTTTTACCTCAGTCTCTATTGCTCGCTACCAGCACATGCTAAtgcctgcgcgtgtggctgggtgggtgggtgcgcgtCCGTAGGCGCACGCGTCCTTTGCTTGTATGTCTTCGCCGGTGTGCGCCTATGCGTCTTCCCCTTAGGAttgtctccctcctcccaccaccacggcgaaaaaaaagtgtAGAGAGAGTTCGGCCACCGTTAccaatatatatatatataaggAAACAGACGAGAGAACAGTGCAGACGTGACAACAACAaacccttcctcctcctccccactctcccaagaaacgaaaaaggaaaaaaaaacagagtTTGGATAACGGAGATGTTAAACTCGCGTCGACAGTGGCCATGATACGCAGCAGACCATCATGTTCACGAGAGTATGTGGCtggacgtgtgtgtggtgagcGGTAGGAATacacgaaaaaagaaaagcaaaaaaaatgaaaaggAAGCGTTGAGGTAAACGAAGGAGGGGATGTGGCAGCATTGTAGTGTGATGTGTACGCAacgccttctttttttttgtgtgtgtgtgtgtttgtatTCATCTCCTGCCCTTCCACCACTTACCCCGAgggccctcctcctcccctccccgttcTTCCCTTCCGTCTTTGGTGCTTGATGGGCCTCCTTCAGGAAAGCAGGCTGACAAAAAAAGCCTACATATAGCGAAAGCGTCGCCCCTGCGCTGGTCAAGGCGAAGCAGCAAGCGGAAATGAGGAGGAGCACATGTGTCCGTGTGCATAAGCAGCGATCagactcccccctcctcctcttcctcctcctcccttctcacCTGTCGTCATGTCGGTTTCTCTCCGGTGACTACTGTTGCCGTATACTTCGCGTTAGCTCCACTTTCTCCTGCACCACCCTCACACTCGCTCtctgtcttcctctctcgctcttcgtTTTCCACCACACCGCAGTGGTGCTCGCGCAGATCTCGAACGTTGAGGGCTTCAACATCgagcacagaaaaaaagaaaaggttCAGTGAGCGGAACAACGAACCGTAAAGACGGGGGCGCGTCAGCTCCCTGTGTGCTGCACCTCTGTAATCATTCGTTTTTGAACCACGAAAATTTACTGTGAAAGACGAACGATGGTAACATCGCCGAAGCCGCTTCTTGAGGGCTTGCACAAGATCACCGACCGCAGTGTATTCTTTCTTCCATGCGAGAATGATCATCTCGACTTGACAACCGTTAGCACCGCTCCCCCGTCGCACCGCAGCGTACTGCAGCGTAATGGCTTGGTGGCAAAAGCGTTCATTGGCGTGACGTTTTACGAGGtgcgcacccccgccgcgCACCCGTCGTCGCGTACATCGCCAGAACGTGACATGTGCAAGTCCGACGGAACCGATTCAGCGAAGCACCGCAAACTGTCCGCTGCGAAGCGAGAGGATCTGTGGCGTACTGCGTTGGTGTACGGCGGCCTGCTGCACGACAAGTGGGATGCATTGGTGACCCCAGAGGAGctcgcggcgacgccgtggcCAGTGCACACCGAAACGCAGTACGCGGAGCTGATGGAGGAGCTAGTTGCGCGGAAGGCTTGCACCACGGCAAATACGTCAAGCTTCTGCGTGCCTATCTTGTCCATTGACGAGTTCGTTTACAAGAACaaggaggtgcgcgtgtgccttgGCGTGGCCTGGATGCCATGCTACTCGTACAACCTGCGAGAGTGGGCGGCAACATTTGCGCATTCTGGTCACTGCGTGCCAGAGGCGTCGctcctggcgctgctgcataACGTGACCACCGGCGCACtcgcgctgcgcacggccACCGGCACAGCGGACAAAACGGATGCGGCCCTCTCTTTGTCCGTCACTCTGGAGAAGGTGCTTGTGTATCGAGCTTCGGAGGCGGAAAAAAAGATCGCGAAGGAAGCCGACCCAGACgaagcggggagggggttaACATTTGCGTTAGCCACCGGCGCGTTCAGGTGGCGGCGAGCAGAGCCGCGTGTTGACAAGAACAGTCGGACGAGCGTGCCGACACCGTTCCGCATCAGAGCTCTGACGAATCACCTGATCGTCtccgaggaggtgcagctgctgtacCGCACGCCTGAGGATTGCTCGCCGAGGCTATACCCgacgcacggcagcgcggccgcaAAGCGAGATGTCTGGACTCTCGGTGTCGTCCTCTACCTCCTCGCCTCTGGCTTTTCCGGCACAGGTcatgccgccaccacctctccgCCGGACCGTGGCTCCCTGTTTCCTCCCCTGCGCGAGTTGACACCGCTCAACTCACCGGCGCTCACTCCAGACTCTCTCTGGAAGCGCCTGCGGCGGGAGCTGGAGGACCGCGGCTACAGTAGCATAATCGTGACCGTGGTCGCACAGCTCCTCTCGCTTGACCCGCTCACGCGACCGTCGCTGAACACAATGGATCGCATGCTGCAGGATCTGCATCGGCCAACCCCTGTGTGCCGCTTCCCGTTCGCTCTAGGCTCGTACGACCTGCTGCGGATGCCGAACCCTACCGACATTAACCTGAACCCCGGCGCACGGCGGTACACCATGGAGGGAGTGTGCATCTTGTGCAAAAAGCACCGTGGCAGTACGCCCCAGTGCGCCAAGGACGGCGATCATGTTCCGGGCTtatcgtcgccgtcgtggtctggcgaggagctgctgccgcagctgcacggcAAGGACTTGCACTACATAACCTTTCTTTACCCCCTTTGCGGGTCCAGCGATGAGCGTCGGCGGCGCAAGCAAGCAGCA is a genomic window containing:
- a CDS encoding putative small GTP-binding protein Rab1 encodes the protein MTAEYDYLFKLLLIGDSGVGKSCLLLRFADDSYTDSYISTIGVDFKIRTLNLESKVIKLQIWDTAGQERFRTITSSYYRGAHGIIIVYDTTDMESFNNVKTWLSEIEKYASENVNKILVGNKCDLVTKKVVDTQMAKDFADSLGIPFLETSAKNSTNVEEAFIQMASGIKARLAVSGEAKSVTRPNLQNPPTAKKDDSCC